In Maridesulfovibrio bastinii DSM 16055, the genomic window CAGATCCGAATAGAGATAGAGCCAATGCTGCAGACATAAATATTTTTTTATTTTTCATCATAATACCAGCCTGTATAATCAATAAAATGGATATGAAAAATACCGGGATAAATTCGTGATTAAATTTATCCGGTAACATCTATCAAACTTGATTGCCTTAATGACCTGAATCAGGTCAGCGGTAAAGTCAAATGTAAATAACAAAGTCCTATGAAGAGGAAAATGAAAATGTGAAATTTCAATTAAGAATATGGTCAAATATCCATGAGCCAACTTGGGAGATATAAAAAGTTCTCAAGCGGTCTAATCAGGTTTAATTGAATTCGCATTATAAGGATGTCTTCGATGAACCTTAATTTAAGATTAAAAATAGTAAAACATGAGCATAGAAGGATGGTATTTTTTAAATTTAGCTCTTAGCTTAAAATCTCAAAAATATGAATATGGATAAGGATGTAATCAAAAAAAACGCTTAGGAGCTAAATTTGAGTCGGCTTTTTTTACTAAATTTATAGGAAAGTTTTAGCTGACCTTTATATAAATAAATAATGTATAAATTTAATATGTTAATAGAATAGATATTCAAAGGGGAAGAATGAGACATTACTATTATATTTGTAAAATTATCGATAAGTTAGTTATTTCAGGTAGGTAGAGTATTTTTATTTTTAGTAAAGTTTACATAATTTACATTATGCGACAAAAATTAATATCATAAAATACAGTGAGTTATTAAGCTTTGACCAAATTGACCTGCTAATTAATGAGCTAATCCGGTTTTAAATTGTAACTGCCAATAAGCTGAACCCCATTCAGAACACTCAAATGGATATTTAGATGCCTAGGCATATATTGATATCAATTTAATGGTTTGAGCTTAATTTTGACTTGTTGTGATCCTGTTTTAAATAGGTTTATTCTCACTTTTAAGACACAGATGCAGTTCTCAGGTGGTTAGAAATGTATCCTTATTATGTTTACTTTTTGGTAAAACTGGAGCAGCTATTCTTATATGTTTGGCTGGGGTTGAGAAATTACTTTTCTAAATTCTCAATTCTATAATGAGCTTCAATCTAAATTCTACTCGATAATTTTGGATGAGAAATTTGCATTTATGATATTTTGTCAGACTTCCAAAATGAGAAATTAACAAAAGGTAGTTTTCACACTAAATTCTCAATATTAATTTAATTAAATGTTAACTTACAATTGAGAACTATTTTCTCATTAGGCCTCACCATACCGAGAATTACTTGTGGATAGTTGAGATAACTCACTCTCCCCTTTTATGGAGATGAATAGTAAATATTACTGCCTAATGAGGTAATGAAAAAATTATATGGGTGTCTGCTTATAGTTAGTATGCTCAGCACCATGCGTGAAATATCTGTTTCTATATGCATGCTCTCAAGGACTGCGGAAATAAAAAGACTGCAGCGTTAGATCAAAGGATCGCAACTTATTTATGGGATTAGAACGAAGAGCAATGTAATTAATTCTCAATTTTTTAGGCTGTTACTAAATTTAATCTTTCAAAGTTAATGGAATCTGTTTGCAAAAATTTTATCTGATTATGCGAGCTGTTAAATGAATACTTTAATTTCTTATTCAATTCTCTCTAGTCATTAAATAACCAATACCCTACTCATGATAGGTCATCCTGAATCAAAAATTATTATGATCGTTTAGCATGGCGTTAACATTTATTCCAACCTTTCAGGGTTATGGGATAGTTTCTTAAGTTAATGTTCTACTTTAACTTAACGGATAATACCCTTTGTAAAGGTCAACTTTTGGTTGCCATAATTGCAGACCACCCTAATCCGGTTATAATATTGGTGTAGCGTTAATAAAAAATTATTTCTAAAATTATAAGTCTAAATTTCTATTTTAAGGGTTTAAAAAAAATAAATTGATATCTAGTTCGAAAAATTAGATTTTTGCAACAGAAGCTAATTTAGGGGAATTTAAAAAGAATTAGACCTATTTCAAAATTTTATAACGAAATAAATGATCATATCTAGGTGAAATAAGTACTTAAAACACCTTCATGCGCTATAATTTAGTCCTCAAATATCGCAAACTTTGTCAATCTTGCTTTGTCTATTGCAGAGAAATTTTCTCGCCGAATCGAGAGGCTCTTTCTATCTAAGAGCAAGCGCCCTTCTTGGTATTTGATAAAATTTTCAAACTTATTCTATGAACGATTGCTACAGATATGAATATCGCGTTGGCGTATTTTGCTAGAGAAAGTGAAATTGACTTCCTAAATTTTTACTGATTTGCTGGATACTCTTTTACTTCTCGCTGGTATGAATTCTGGCAGTATCTAAATTAGGGACCTGTTCTTTATAGCCTTATCTTCAATTTAATTTTATTTTTTGATCCTAGGAATATGTTCAGTTCTTGAAGTTAAGCTTCAGCTTTTTGTCCAAAAAATTCTTCTATAAAATTGCTATCTACAAGAACGTAGTCTGCTCCGGTTAAAGCAATTGTTGAAAGATTATATTCTGAATTGAGACTGGATATTGTGAGTGAACAATCGAGTTCATGAATTTTTAAAATCTGACTTCCATTGGCTATTTCATTTATATTTTTAGAAGCCATAAATATAAGTGAAGCTCCTGCTCCAGCTGCGACCAACATTTGGGAACTATTTACAATTCCATTAATGCTGACATTAACCTGCCCTTTGCTCATGGTGTTGCAAGCTTTAAGAGATTCAATTGAAAATTTGAGCGTAGGAATAATGTTGGGGCTGAGTGTTAAAATTTTTCGAGAAGCACACAAAATATCATTTTCATACTTTTCTTTAATTTGAATAAACAAGGGGATGTTCGTGTGCTGCATATATTTCAAAATTTCAGAACTCTCTTTGTTCTCTATTTCTGAAATATACACTCCATGTAAAATCCCAAGTTGCAAAAAAAGTTTAATTTCATCCACTGTTGATGGGCAAAGAATAAATTTCAAAATTAGACCCTTAATATTTTGATTAAAAAAGAAAAGACAGAGCCTTAATGATTTATACCATAAGGTTCTGTCTTTTTTAGAAACATTATAAAAAAAAATGCAGGTATTATGCTGATCTTTGATACGGTGAAGCCGGAATATTGCTATTCCACAAAGAGCAGCAAAAATCTTAAAATCAGGCTTCTTCTTTTTCTTTTTCTTTTTCCTCGGATTCAATTTTTTCACCGGGAATTTCAGCACCTATGCTTTTAAGATATTTGTCACGACATTCGTAAGAACAAAAGCAAAAAACCTTATCCCCATTTTTTACTCTAATCCCACTGTCTTTTTTTACATAAGTGCCACATACCGGGTCTTTTATCATTTCTCCGGTACTGGCCATTTTTTGCTGATTTTTAGCAGCCTGTTCCTGTTTTTTCTGCTTATCACCTGAAAAAAGTTTCCAGGCTATAAAAAGAGCAACAGCTATAACCAGAAATTTAATCATTAATTCTCCGTTGTTAACGAAGGGCGTCTGTATAACGGTCATGGCCGAAAAAATCGACCATGACCGAATATTTTAATCCTGATAAATTTTATTTTCTTCAAGCTTGAAATCAATTTTTTCAAGACATGCGGAAAGAGAATCTCCATCCGGGAAAACAAAATCAGGGTCCAGATCCTTGAGAGGATATAGAACAAACGCCCTGTCTTTCATGCGAGGGTGCGGAACCTGCAAAAAGTCGCCAGCATTAATAACTTCATCACCGAAAGTCAGCAAATCGATATCAATTACCCGCGGTCCATTTTCAAGACCTCTTTTGCGGCCCATCTGCCCTTCAACTGCCAACAGGGTTGAAAGAATTCCCTGCGGGGACCAGAGTTCAGGATCAACATCAAGTCTTACAACCTGATTGGTAAACCATTGCTGATCTTTAAGTCCCTGCGGTTCGGTCAAATAAATTTCTGACCAACCTGCCGGTTCAATTCCTTCATATTTTTCAAGTCTTGCAACAGCCTCATTGAGGTTATCCTCAGTATCTCCAATATTGGAGCCGAGACCGATGTAAACTTTTAGAGTTGGGAAATCCGTGATACAGCCTCCTTTAGCCTATCGGTGTCAACCGTAAGTGAAATGCGGAAATATCCTTCACCGGGAGCACCAAAACCGTTACCGGGAGTAACAACAACGCCGGTTTCACGTAAAAGTTTGGAAACAAATTCTGCAGAAGTGTAACCCTTGGGGGTATTCGCCCAAACATAAATTGATGCTTCCGGAACCCGGCAAGAGATATTGATATTACGCAGAGCGTCAATAACATAATCACGGCGCTCTTTATAAATCTGGCGAAATTCCTTCACATAAGGTTCACCGTGTTTTAATGCCTCAATACCGGCTTCCTGAACAGCCTGAAAAATTCCAGAGTCACAATTTTCTTTAATTTTTCCAAGTCCGGCAACGAGTGTTTCGTTACCAACTGCCATACCTATGCGCCATCCGGTCATGTTGTATGTTTTGGAAAGTGAGTGGAATTCTATAGCAACCTCTTTTGCGCCCGGAGTTTCCAGAATAGAAAGAGGTTTTTTGTTATCATCATAGTAAACTTCAGTGTAGGCTGCGTCCTGAACAATAATCACATTGAATTCGCGGGCCTTATCAACCAGCTTCTGGTAGAATTCAGGAGTAGCAGTTGCTGCAGTCGGGTTATTTGGGTAGTTGGTGTAGAAAATTTTAGCTTTCTTCCATGTATCATCATCAATAGCGTCAAGATCAGGAAGGTAATCATTTTCTTCAACAAGGGGAATTGTCAGAACTTCACCACCGGCAAATCCGGAAGCAACCGGATATACAGGATAATTGGGAGAAGCAACAATAACGAGATCGCCCGGATTAACAAAAGCGAGGGGGAAATGTGCGATACCTTCTTTTGAACCGATGAGGCTGACTATTTCCTTATGTGGATCGAGATCAACATTAAATCTTTCTTTGTACCAGTCAGCTACAGCCTGTCTGAATGTGAGTAATCCTATATAGTCAGGATAACGGTGGTTTACAGGTTTTTTAGCTGATTCGTAAAGAGCGTCTATAATGAATTGGGGAGTCGGGAGATCGGGATCACCGATACCGAGACTGATAATGTCGACACCCTGAGCTGCCACTTCCTGCTTTACACGGTCAATTTCTGCGAAAAGATACGGTGGAAGGGTGGCAAGCCTGTCGGCAAGCTTGAATTCTGGCATTACTCTCTTACTCCTTGAGTTTTTTATTCAATTTAACTTATTCTTTTAAATGGGGATTCGGCTGCTGTCAATCAGCACTCGGCCTTGTTTAGCGTGAATCATAAGTGTACAACACTAATACATATGACCGATACCACTAACAATAATGAAAACACGCGTCACGCTTTTATTGAGCGTTACCTTGAATATCTGCTGATTGAACGAGGGCTTTCGGAAAACAGTCTGAGTGGCTATATGGCCGATCTGGATACTTTTTCCGCTTTCCTCAAAGAACGCTCTTCCAGTCTGGAAGAGGTGAACAGTCAAACCCTCATGCTCTATCTCACATATTTGAGATCGCGCGGATTAAAAAACCGTTCCATAGCCCGTCATCTTTCATCAATCAGAGGCTTATTTGGTTTTTGCGCTTCGAATGATCTTTTGAAAGACGATCCCGCCGCCCTTCTTGAAAATCCGAAACTACCAAAGAAACTCCCGGTATTTTTAAGCCGGGAAGAAATTGCGGCAATACTCAAACGTCCGGTCACAACCGATAAATTAGGTTTCAGAGACAGGGTAATGCTTGAGCTTCTTTATGCCGCAGGTATGCGTGTTTCAGAACTTATAAGCCTGAGTATCAGGGATTTCGATGCTCAGACAGGTGTATTAACTGTTTTTGGAAAAGGTTCCAAAGAACGCTTTGTACCGATTCATTATATTGCCCAGGATTTCTTAAACCAGTACATTAACAATTGGCGTCCGGCATTCAATCCTAAAGAAGATAACATCTTTTTGAATAGATCCGGCAAAGGCCTGACCCGCCAAGGGGTCTGGAAGATGATCAAAAGGTATGCGCAGGAGGCGGGAATAAAGAGATCAATATCTCCTCATACGTTCAGGCACTCGTTCGCAACCCATCTTCTGGAAGGCGGTGCGGATTTAAGAACCGTACAACTTCTTTTGGGCCACG contains:
- a CDS encoding transcriptional regulator: MIKFLVIAVALFIAWKLFSGDKQKKQEQAAKNQQKMASTGEMIKDPVCGTYVKKDSGIRVKNGDKVFCFCSYECRDKYLKSIGAEIPGEKIESEEKEKEKEEA
- the folK gene encoding 2-amino-4-hydroxy-6-hydroxymethyldihydropteridine diphosphokinase, with translation MTDFPTLKVYIGLGSNIGDTEDNLNEAVARLEKYEGIEPAGWSEIYLTEPQGLKDQQWFTNQVVRLDVDPELWSPQGILSTLLAVEGQMGRKRGLENGPRVIDIDLLTFGDEVINAGDFLQVPHPRMKDRAFVLYPLKDLDPDFVFPDGDSLSACLEKIDFKLEENKIYQD
- a CDS encoding LL-diaminopimelate aminotransferase; protein product: MPEFKLADRLATLPPYLFAEIDRVKQEVAAQGVDIISLGIGDPDLPTPQFIIDALYESAKKPVNHRYPDYIGLLTFRQAVADWYKERFNVDLDPHKEIVSLIGSKEGIAHFPLAFVNPGDLVIVASPNYPVYPVASGFAGGEVLTIPLVEENDYLPDLDAIDDDTWKKAKIFYTNYPNNPTAATATPEFYQKLVDKAREFNVIIVQDAAYTEVYYDDNKKPLSILETPGAKEVAIEFHSLSKTYNMTGWRIGMAVGNETLVAGLGKIKENCDSGIFQAVQEAGIEALKHGEPYVKEFRQIYKERRDYVIDALRNINISCRVPEASIYVWANTPKGYTSAEFVSKLLRETGVVVTPGNGFGAPGEGYFRISLTVDTDRLKEAVSRISQL
- the xerD gene encoding site-specific tyrosine recombinase XerD translates to MTDTTNNNENTRHAFIERYLEYLLIERGLSENSLSGYMADLDTFSAFLKERSSSLEEVNSQTLMLYLTYLRSRGLKNRSIARHLSSIRGLFGFCASNDLLKDDPAALLENPKLPKKLPVFLSREEIAAILKRPVTTDKLGFRDRVMLELLYAAGMRVSELISLSIRDFDAQTGVLTVFGKGSKERFVPIHYIAQDFLNQYINNWRPAFNPKEDNIFLNRSGKGLTRQGVWKMIKRYAQEAGIKRSISPHTFRHSFATHLLEGGADLRTVQLLLGHADISATEIYTHIQAGRLIQMHRKFHPRSTM